AATTCAGACGGCCTTTTATCTTTCGATTTATTCTGATTTTGGCATTTCATAACCGGGACAGTTTTGCTTGTCGCTGCTTGCCCAGATGATACCGCTGTCGTTGTAATAAACGGTACAGGTTTCATTAGCGTTGGTTTCTTTGTTGGGTTCTGCCTTCAAAATATAACCTGAATCGGAAGGATTAGGCATAGAAGCCGTACCTTCGGAAAAACTAATATTGAAATATTGATTCTGCTGTAAATTTTCAGCAGGAAACCCTACAAATGTACTTTTTTGAGTGTAGTAGCGTTCGATCTGTTGGGCGTTATGCAGCATCTGCGTGCGGACGGCGGCAAGGCGCGTTTGGCGGATGTAGTTTTGATAAGACGGATATGCGATGGTAGCAAGAATGGCTGCAATCACAACGACTATCAGCAGCTCGATAAGCGTGAAGCCTTGTTGGTGTTTCATTGTAGTTATGTCGTAAATAATTAGAATAAGACGTGGATATTATAGTAGTTTTCTTGCGGCTTAAATGTTCAGATTCGGAGGGAGTTTGGGAATTTATGTAAATGAGGTGCAAGTTCTGAAAAATGTTTACTACCCTTTATTTTTTATTTCAATAAGTTAAACTTCAATTTGAGCCGACCGTCTCTTGGTCAGCCTTGGTCTTTACAGTAAAATCCAGTTGTTTTTTTGTTTCTATCAATACATCTGTTGCTTGTCTGCGACGTTATTTTATTGAATTGGTTTCTTTTATATGTCTAAAGTTTTCAAGTGGGCGGCCGGTACGGCTGTTGTGGTAGCAGCGGCTTTCGGCGGCTGGTCTTTGATGAAGCCTGAGCCTCAGTCTTCTTTTATTACAGAAGTAGTCAAACGCGGCGATATCCGTCAAACCGTGTCGGCAACCGGCGAAATCTCACCTTCCAATTTGGTATCCGTGGGCGCGGAAGCTTCAGGTCAGATTAAAAAACTGTATGTGAAACTGGGCCAACAAGTGAAAAAAGGCGATCTGATTGCAGAAATCGACTCAACCAATCAGATCAATACCTTAAATACCGAAAAATCCAAACTGGAAACCTATCAGGCAAAATTGGTTTCTGCCGAAATCGCACTTTCCAGTGCGGAGAAAAAATATAAACGCGAACTTGCCTTATGGAAAGAACAGGCAACTTCCAAAGAAGACTTGGAATCTGCACAAGACTCTTTAGCCGCAGCCAAAGCCAATGTTGCCGAACTGAAAGCCGCCATCAAACAATCCAAAATCTCCATCAATACAGCCGAATCCGAACTGGGCCACACGCGGATTACCGCCACCATGGACGGCACTGTGGTCGCCATTCCTGTTGAAGAAGGCCAATCCGTCAATGCGGCGCAATCTACGCCGACCATCATCCAACTGGCCAATCTGGAAACCATGTTGAACAAAATGCAGATTGCTGAAGGCGACATCACGAAAGTCAAAGCCGGTCAGGATATTTCGTTCACCATTCTGTCTGAACCGGACACCCCGATTAAAGCAAAATTAGACAGCGTCGACCCCGGCATGACCACCATGTCTTTGGGCAGCTACACCAGCAGCACGGACACGACTTCCAATGCGATTTACTACTATGCCCGCGCCCTTGTGCCGAATAATGACGGCAAGCTCTCCATCGGCATGACCACTCAAAATACAATTGAAATCAACGGCGTGAAGAATGTCTTGCTGGTACCGACACTGACCGTGAAAAAGCATAACGGCAAATCCTATGTCAGCGTTTTGGGTGCAGACAATCAAGCTGTCGAGCGCGAAGTAACCGTCGGTTTGAAAGACAGCATGAACACCGAAATCAAAAGCGGCTTGAAAGAAGGCGAAAAAGTGATCATTTCAGAAATGAGCGCAGATGAAAAGAATAAGAGCAGCGAACGCGCGATGATGGGCGGCGGCCCTCCTCGCTGATTGATTAAGGCCGTCTGAAAGATTTGGCTGTGTTTCAGACGGCCTTAGTTCCCATGTTTCTATTTTTCGCCCGGAAAGATTATGAGTTTAATCGAATGTAAGAATATCAACC
Above is a genomic segment from Neisseria subflava containing:
- a CDS encoding type IV pilin protein, translating into MKHQQGFTLIELLIVVVIAAILATIAYPSYQNYIRQTRLAAVRTQMLHNAQQIERYYTQKSTFVGFPAENLQQNQYFNISFSEGTASMPNPSDSGYILKAEPNKETNANETCTVYYNDSGIIWASSDKQNCPGYEMPKSE
- a CDS encoding efflux RND transporter periplasmic adaptor subunit; translated protein: MSKVFKWAAGTAVVVAAAFGGWSLMKPEPQSSFITEVVKRGDIRQTVSATGEISPSNLVSVGAEASGQIKKLYVKLGQQVKKGDLIAEIDSTNQINTLNTEKSKLETYQAKLVSAEIALSSAEKKYKRELALWKEQATSKEDLESAQDSLAAAKANVAELKAAIKQSKISINTAESELGHTRITATMDGTVVAIPVEEGQSVNAAQSTPTIIQLANLETMLNKMQIAEGDITKVKAGQDISFTILSEPDTPIKAKLDSVDPGMTTMSLGSYTSSTDTTSNAIYYYARALVPNNDGKLSIGMTTQNTIEINGVKNVLLVPTLTVKKHNGKSYVSVLGADNQAVEREVTVGLKDSMNTEIKSGLKEGEKVIISEMSADEKNKSSERAMMGGGPPR